The Streptomyces tendae genome has a window encoding:
- a CDS encoding ATP-binding protein has protein sequence MREEHVTEPVVQPPGTLRAGPPCPSRPAEVREAVVRAVAERCLATRTPCDTDALADALLVASELTTNAILHGGGVTDFQVDVSGPGVRLSVSDRSEALPVAVPAADGEGRRRPGGHGWPIVCRLARDVRVSDLPGGGKCITALVSLV, from the coding sequence ATGCGCGAGGAGCACGTCACCGAACCCGTTGTGCAGCCGCCCGGCACGCTGCGGGCCGGGCCGCCGTGTCCGTCCCGGCCCGCCGAGGTGCGCGAGGCCGTGGTGCGGGCGGTCGCCGAACGCTGCCTGGCCACCCGTACCCCCTGTGACACCGATGCCCTGGCGGACGCCCTGCTCGTCGCCTCCGAACTGACCACCAACGCGATCCTGCACGGCGGGGGAGTCACCGACTTCCAGGTCGACGTCAGCGGCCCCGGCGTCCGCCTGTCCGTCAGCGACCGCAGTGAGGCCCTGCCCGTGGCCGTACCGGCCGCCGACGGCGAGGGACGTCGCCGCCCAGGCGGCCACGGCTGGCCCATCGTGTGCCGGCTCGCCCGCGACGTCCGGGTGTCCGACCTGCCCGGCGGCGGCAAGTGCATCACCGCCCTGGTCTCCCTCGTCTGA
- a CDS encoding SigB/SigF/SigG family RNA polymerase sigma factor has protein sequence MLIDTSASRPGSSGTTAATTRRRHDDAPDTTTLFSRLASLQDGPERDAVRDELVTAWLPMAHRIAGRFRDRGESIEDLRQVAALGLVKAIDRFDPDRGAFESYAVPTITGEVKRHFRDRMWALRVPRRVQELRNKVRVARRELTQNPGSPEPSVADIAAHTGLTEEEVSAGMEALESFSTLSLDAELSSDDDGYSLADTLGTSDGSYDVVVDRESAKEGLRRLPERERAILYMRFFEDMTQSRIADRLGISQMHVSRLISRSCARVRADVLGQRPGRRGARPTD, from the coding sequence ATGCTCATTGACACGTCCGCTTCTCGTCCCGGCTCCTCCGGAACGACCGCCGCCACGACCCGCCGGCGGCACGACGACGCCCCCGACACCACGACCCTCTTCTCCCGGCTGGCGTCCCTTCAGGACGGACCCGAACGGGACGCGGTGCGGGACGAGCTCGTCACCGCCTGGCTGCCGATGGCCCACCGGATCGCCGGCCGCTTCCGCGACCGCGGCGAGTCCATCGAGGACCTGCGCCAGGTGGCGGCCCTCGGCCTGGTGAAGGCCATCGACCGGTTCGACCCGGACCGGGGTGCCTTCGAGAGCTACGCCGTCCCCACCATCACCGGCGAGGTCAAGCGCCACTTCCGGGACCGGATGTGGGCGCTGCGCGTGCCCCGCCGGGTCCAGGAACTGCGCAACAAGGTGCGTGTGGCGCGCCGCGAGCTCACCCAGAACCCCGGCAGCCCCGAGCCCTCCGTGGCGGACATCGCCGCCCACACCGGGCTGACCGAGGAGGAGGTGTCCGCCGGCATGGAGGCGCTGGAGAGCTTCAGCACCCTGTCGCTGGACGCCGAACTGTCCTCCGACGACGACGGCTACAGCCTCGCCGACACCCTCGGCACCTCCGACGGCTCCTACGACGTCGTGGTCGACCGTGAGTCGGCCAAGGAGGGACTGCGGCGACTGCCGGAACGCGAGCGCGCCATCCTCTACATGCGCTTCTTCGAGGACATGACCCAGAGCCGGATCGCCGACCGGCTGGGCATCTCCCAGATGCACGTCTCCCGGCTCATCAGCCGCAGCTGCGCCCGGGTCCGCGCCGACGTTCTGGGACAGCGCCCCGGCCGCCGCGGCGCCCGGCCCACCGACTGA
- a CDS encoding FUSC family protein: MKAAGRSVGARLRDHLAASDPGLLRLTAGLRTVGAIALTLAVLAPAGLAITHLVAGAMTSMAATFAIRERQRRAQAVTLAVGLPVALASVSAGALLSERVVIGDVFAVALIFCAVYGRRFGDRGMSLGLIGFQMYFVSLFVGASPGQLPGLWAVMAIGFACSAVVRFAVVPVTPTGLLERLREAFRARMARLVTAQLALLDAGPDEVDKALEEVRDGTARLHETALMIQSRLEAGTPDEPTARLVQRRIADAEIAAERLGLLLLSARSAERADTLTLHLPGAPAPEVGRMPGPEEATALLRRDLVALSTVVLRSGPSGTGVAQVRNRLLGYRDEENLPAGSAAVRDVFRGIGEAARAVMGLRIALDGPQDESDDSPATARSREELDAEDAAIDAEETEEEKGEKPKGLERPTTRAAVQVAVGSTLAIVGGELLSTDRWYWAVLTCWIVFINTASTGEILVKGYRRLLGTVFGVVAGIMLAALVGGNTTAAFALVLVLIFAMFYTAPLSYTLMSFFVTAMLGMLYTLLHTYSWEVLLLRVEETALGAVCGVVAAALVLPVHTDRRTNELLVTVLERLSEVTDAAVGQLSGGLPADLLDKARELDQALGDLRSATKPLTHPVTPLRARRTNARYVVALLETCAYHARALAATAELLPTHPSIAADPRLRGAAGRTVRNIDTITARVADDEVTAPVETGPSIASLLAGDDAARYGRITGRVLRHLERLDEAVVGLARPLDVPVTAPDR; encoded by the coding sequence GTGAAGGCGGCGGGACGCTCGGTGGGCGCACGGCTGCGCGACCATCTGGCGGCGTCCGACCCGGGGCTGCTGCGGCTGACGGCCGGGCTGCGGACGGTGGGGGCGATCGCGCTGACGCTGGCCGTGCTCGCCCCGGCCGGCCTCGCCATCACCCATCTGGTGGCGGGCGCGATGACGTCGATGGCCGCCACCTTCGCGATCCGGGAGCGGCAGCGCCGTGCCCAGGCCGTCACGCTCGCCGTCGGGCTTCCGGTGGCGCTGGCGTCGGTGTCCGCGGGCGCGCTGCTCAGCGAACGCGTGGTGATCGGTGACGTCTTCGCCGTCGCCCTGATCTTCTGCGCCGTCTACGGCCGCCGGTTCGGCGACCGCGGGATGTCGCTCGGCCTCATCGGCTTCCAGATGTACTTCGTGTCGCTGTTCGTGGGCGCCTCCCCCGGCCAGCTCCCGGGGCTGTGGGCGGTGATGGCGATCGGCTTCGCGTGCAGTGCCGTCGTGCGCTTCGCCGTCGTACCGGTGACGCCCACCGGGCTGCTGGAGCGGCTGCGCGAGGCGTTCCGGGCGCGGATGGCCCGGCTGGTGACGGCGCAGCTGGCGCTGCTCGACGCCGGTCCCGACGAGGTCGACAAGGCACTGGAGGAGGTGCGGGACGGCACGGCCCGGCTGCACGAGACGGCCCTGATGATCCAGAGCCGGCTGGAGGCGGGCACCCCCGACGAGCCGACCGCGCGGCTGGTGCAGCGCCGTATCGCCGACGCGGAGATCGCCGCCGAGCGGCTCGGACTGCTGCTGCTGTCCGCCCGCAGCGCGGAGCGGGCGGACACCCTGACGCTGCACCTGCCCGGGGCCCCGGCGCCGGAGGTGGGCCGGATGCCGGGTCCGGAGGAGGCGACCGCGCTGCTGCGCCGTGACCTGGTGGCGCTGAGCACGGTGGTGCTGCGGTCCGGGCCGTCCGGCACCGGCGTGGCCCAGGTCCGCAACCGTCTGCTCGGCTACCGGGACGAGGAGAACCTGCCCGCCGGCTCGGCGGCCGTACGGGACGTGTTCCGCGGGATCGGCGAGGCGGCGCGGGCGGTCATGGGGCTGCGCATAGCCCTGGACGGTCCGCAGGACGAGTCGGACGACAGTCCGGCGACGGCCCGCTCCCGGGAGGAGCTGGACGCCGAGGACGCCGCCATCGACGCGGAGGAGACGGAGGAGGAGAAGGGCGAGAAGCCGAAAGGGCTCGAGCGGCCCACCACCCGCGCCGCCGTCCAGGTGGCGGTCGGCTCGACGCTGGCCATCGTCGGCGGTGAGCTGCTGTCCACGGACCGCTGGTACTGGGCGGTGCTGACCTGCTGGATCGTCTTCATCAACACGGCCTCCACCGGGGAGATCCTGGTCAAGGGCTACCGGCGGCTGCTGGGCACGGTCTTCGGCGTGGTCGCCGGCATCATGCTGGCCGCGCTGGTCGGCGGGAACACCACGGCGGCCTTCGCCCTGGTGCTGGTGCTGATCTTCGCGATGTTCTACACGGCACCGCTGTCCTACACGCTGATGTCGTTCTTCGTCACGGCGATGCTGGGGATGCTGTACACCCTGCTGCACACCTACAGCTGGGAGGTGCTGCTGCTGCGGGTGGAGGAGACGGCGCTGGGCGCGGTCTGCGGGGTGGTGGCGGCGGCGCTGGTGCTGCCGGTGCACACCGACCGGCGTACCAACGAGCTGCTGGTCACCGTGCTGGAACGGCTGTCCGAGGTGACGGACGCGGCCGTGGGGCAGCTGAGCGGCGGCCTGCCGGCCGACCTGCTGGACAAGGCACGGGAGCTGGACCAGGCGCTGGGTGACCTGCGCTCGGCGACCAAGCCGCTGACGCATCCGGTCACCCCGCTGCGGGCCCGGCGCACCAACGCACGGTACGTCGTGGCGCTGCTGGAGACCTGCGCGTACCACGCGCGTGCGCTGGCGGCGACGGCGGAGCTGCTGCCGACGCATCCGTCGATCGCGGCGGATCCGCGGCTGCGGGGCGCGGCGGGGCGGACCGTGCGGAACATCGACACGATCACCGCACGGGTCGCCGACGACGAGGTCACGGCACCGGTGGAGACGGGCCCGAGCATCGCGTCCCTGCTGGCGGGTGACGACGCCGCCCGCTACGGCCGCATCACGGGACGGGTGCTGCGCCACCTGGAACGGCTGGACGAGGCGGTGGTGGGCCTCGCCCGGCCCCTGGACGTCCCCGTCACGGCCCCGGACCGCTGA
- a CDS encoding MFS transporter, protein MDTSESSTEPRADDTETGASGPRGWRRWAMDTRPLRRPAYRRLWVSTVVTAVGSQLTAVAVPKQIYDITGSSAWVGTAGLAGLLPLIVFALWGGAIADSMDRRKLLLITNSGIAVTSVLFWVQAFAGLESVWALMLLLALQQAFWGLNAPARSASIARLVPADELPAANALGSTVMQTGQIAGPLLAGALIPVIGLAELYLIDALALCVTVWAVHRLPALPPLTAAKAGSAGLRGVLEGFRYISGHAVLLLSFLADIVAMVLGMPRALFPQLAAETYAPYGEGFALGLLFAAIPLGAVLGGLFSGTFSRARRHGWMVIGSVVVWGLAVAGSGLSGSLWIAVAFLALAGVADMVSMVFRGAILLSAATDEMRGRMQGVFTVVVAGGPRLADVLHGTAGTAFGPRTAVTGGGVLVVAVMLILAATMPALRRYRV, encoded by the coding sequence GTGGACACCAGCGAGAGCAGTACCGAACCCCGGGCGGACGACACGGAGACGGGGGCGAGCGGGCCGCGCGGATGGCGCCGCTGGGCCATGGACACCCGCCCGCTCCGCCGCCCCGCCTACCGCCGGCTGTGGGTCTCCACCGTGGTGACCGCCGTCGGCAGCCAGCTCACCGCCGTCGCGGTACCCAAACAGATCTACGACATCACCGGCTCCTCCGCCTGGGTCGGCACCGCCGGCCTCGCCGGACTGCTGCCGCTGATCGTGTTCGCGCTGTGGGGCGGGGCCATCGCCGACAGCATGGACCGCCGCAAGCTGCTGCTGATCACCAACAGCGGTATCGCGGTCACCTCGGTGCTGTTCTGGGTGCAGGCCTTCGCCGGCCTGGAGTCGGTGTGGGCGCTGATGCTGCTGCTCGCTCTCCAGCAGGCCTTCTGGGGACTGAACGCGCCCGCCCGCAGCGCCTCCATCGCCCGCCTGGTCCCCGCGGACGAGCTGCCCGCCGCCAACGCGCTCGGCTCCACCGTGATGCAGACCGGCCAGATCGCCGGGCCGCTGCTCGCCGGCGCGCTCATCCCGGTGATCGGCCTGGCGGAGCTGTACCTGATCGACGCCCTCGCGCTGTGCGTCACCGTCTGGGCGGTCCACCGGCTGCCCGCCCTGCCGCCGCTCACCGCCGCGAAGGCCGGCAGCGCGGGGCTGCGCGGCGTCCTGGAGGGCTTCCGCTACATATCGGGGCACGCGGTTCTGCTGCTGTCGTTCCTCGCCGACATCGTCGCCATGGTCCTCGGCATGCCCCGCGCCCTGTTCCCGCAGCTCGCCGCCGAGACGTACGCGCCCTACGGCGAGGGGTTCGCGCTGGGCCTGCTGTTCGCCGCGATCCCGCTCGGCGCGGTGCTGGGCGGCCTGTTCTCGGGCACCTTCTCCCGGGCCCGGCGGCACGGCTGGATGGTCATCGGCTCGGTGGTCGTCTGGGGTCTGGCCGTCGCCGGGTCCGGCCTGAGCGGCAGCCTCTGGATCGCGGTCGCCTTCCTCGCCCTCGCCGGGGTCGCCGACATGGTCTCCATGGTGTTCCGCGGGGCGATCCTGCTGTCCGCCGCGACCGACGAGATGCGCGGCCGGATGCAGGGCGTGTTCACCGTCGTCGTGGCGGGCGGACCCCGCCTGGCGGACGTCCTGCACGGCACCGCCGGCACCGCCTTCGGCCCCCGCACGGCCGTCACGGGCGGCGGCGTCCTGGTCGTCGCGGTGATGCTGATCCTGGCCGCGACGATGCCGGCGTTGCGCCGCTATCGCGTGTGA
- a CDS encoding NAD(P)/FAD-dependent oxidoreductase — translation MDIVTRPRILVVGAGFAGVECVRRLERRLAPDEAELMLVTPMSYQLYLPLLPQVASGVLTPHSVAISLRRSSKYRTRIIPGGAIGVDLRAKVCVIRTINGDIIDEPYDYIVLAPGSVTRTFDIPGLTDHAFGLKSLAEAAYLRDHVISQLDLADACQDPHERASRLQFVVVGGGYAGTETAACLQRLTHAAVKRYPRLDPGLIKWHLIDIAPKLMPELGENLGRSAQEILTRRGVEISLGVSIAKAGAEEVTFTDGRVVPTRTLIWTAGVVASPLIGTLDAETVRGRLAVNADMRLPGHDGVFALGDSAAVPDLAKGDDAVCPPTAQHALRQGRHVAENVIATLRGRPTRPYVHQDLGLVVDLGGTDAVSKPLGYELHGLPAQVVARGYHWSALRTGVAKTRVMTNWLLNAVAGDDFVRTGFQAHRPGNLRDFEYLDAYLTPEQVRAHVAEAGRSAR, via the coding sequence ATGGACATCGTGACACGACCCAGGATCCTCGTGGTGGGCGCCGGTTTCGCCGGTGTGGAGTGCGTGCGGCGGCTGGAGCGCAGGCTCGCCCCGGACGAGGCGGAGTTGATGCTGGTGACGCCGATGTCCTACCAGCTGTACCTGCCGCTGCTCCCTCAGGTCGCCTCCGGGGTCCTGACCCCGCACTCGGTCGCGATCTCCCTGCGGCGCAGCTCGAAGTACCGCACCCGGATCATCCCGGGCGGCGCGATCGGCGTGGACCTCAGGGCCAAGGTGTGCGTCATCCGGACCATCAACGGCGACATCATCGACGAGCCGTACGACTACATCGTGCTCGCGCCCGGCAGCGTCACCCGCACGTTCGACATCCCCGGCCTGACCGACCACGCCTTCGGTCTGAAGTCGCTCGCCGAGGCCGCCTACCTGCGCGACCACGTGATCTCCCAGCTCGACCTGGCCGACGCCTGCCAGGACCCCCACGAGCGCGCCTCGCGGCTGCAGTTCGTGGTCGTCGGCGGCGGCTACGCGGGCACCGAGACCGCGGCCTGCCTGCAGCGGCTGACGCACGCCGCCGTGAAGCGCTACCCGCGTCTGGACCCGGGCCTGATCAAGTGGCATCTGATCGACATCGCGCCCAAGCTCATGCCCGAGCTGGGCGAGAACCTCGGGCGCAGCGCGCAGGAGATCCTCACCCGGCGCGGCGTCGAGATCTCGCTGGGCGTGTCCATCGCCAAGGCCGGCGCCGAGGAGGTCACCTTCACCGACGGCCGGGTCGTGCCCACCCGCACACTCATCTGGACGGCCGGTGTGGTGGCCAGCCCGCTGATCGGCACGCTCGACGCGGAGACCGTACGCGGGCGGCTCGCGGTCAACGCGGACATGCGGCTGCCCGGCCACGACGGGGTGTTCGCGCTCGGCGACTCCGCCGCGGTGCCGGACCTGGCCAAGGGTGACGACGCCGTGTGCCCGCCGACCGCGCAGCACGCGCTGCGGCAGGGCCGGCACGTCGCGGAGAACGTCATCGCCACCCTGCGGGGCCGGCCGACCCGCCCGTACGTGCACCAGGACCTCGGGCTCGTGGTGGACCTCGGCGGCACCGACGCGGTGTCCAAGCCGCTCGGCTACGAACTGCACGGCCTGCCCGCCCAGGTGGTGGCCCGCGGCTACCACTGGTCCGCGCTGCGCACCGGGGTCGCCAAGACCCGTGTGATGACCAACTGGCTGCTGAACGCGGTGGCCGGTGACGACTTCGTGCGCACCGGTTTCCAGGCGCACCGGCCGGGGAACCTGCGCGACTTCGAGTACCTGGACGCCTACCTGACACCCGAGCAGGTGCGGGCGCACGTCGCGGAAGCGGGCCGGTCGGCTCGGTGA
- a CDS encoding PP2C family protein-serine/threonine phosphatase yields MTRAWRITTVTDAARARIAVARLAAACGVPTVERTRLATAVGGQLRQCLTKGGTWLLTLETTGADAGPGELHVVVVPAPDGAAEERTPWTAGVPCPAPGRVSDPCPVPDEPAALSEGLLGADEDTSVVLDELAEQEGLVAFHREELHQTNQGVLALHAELDAAGRAQREAFAAERRARTEAENARRRLTFLADASAELTASLNHDEILRRLPELLVPRYADGVDVWLFDHEDGRPLPADHPGAAVQAARTGRPQYAADHPGGLPGVEDRPPSALAPDRPLLCVPLLTPRRAPLGVLTLSPQGERWDPDDAVMLIELARRAGIALDNARRFEHNRDIAETLQRALLTELPSTPGVGLAARYLPATRGLNIGGDWYDAFQQRDGSLVTVIGDVTGHGLHAAVMMSQLRTALRAYAVDGDSPGRLLTRLHGYLRQLQPDLFATAVIARFHPDDQTLTWAAAGHPPPVLRLPDGEVRTLDAKPGAMLGIPLSQDIADHTERLTPGSTLALYTDGLVERRSQGIDPGIERLGAALASFDRAELDTDLEDAADRVLHPLLSDSERDDDVCLLLCHLRG; encoded by the coding sequence ATGACGCGTGCCTGGCGTATCACGACCGTCACCGACGCGGCCCGCGCCCGGATCGCCGTGGCGCGGCTGGCCGCGGCCTGTGGGGTGCCCACGGTGGAACGGACGCGGCTGGCCACGGCCGTCGGCGGACAGCTGCGCCAGTGCCTCACCAAGGGCGGCACCTGGCTGCTCACCCTGGAGACGACCGGCGCGGACGCCGGGCCCGGTGAGCTGCACGTCGTGGTCGTACCGGCCCCGGACGGGGCCGCCGAGGAGCGCACCCCGTGGACGGCGGGCGTGCCCTGCCCCGCCCCCGGCCGGGTGTCCGACCCCTGCCCGGTGCCGGACGAGCCGGCCGCGCTGTCGGAGGGGCTGCTGGGCGCCGACGAGGATACCTCGGTGGTGCTGGACGAACTGGCCGAGCAGGAAGGGCTGGTCGCCTTCCACCGGGAGGAGCTGCACCAGACCAACCAGGGCGTCCTGGCGCTGCACGCCGAGCTGGACGCGGCCGGGCGGGCGCAGCGGGAGGCGTTCGCCGCCGAGCGCCGGGCCCGTACAGAGGCCGAGAACGCGCGGCGGCGGCTGACGTTCCTCGCGGACGCCAGCGCCGAGCTGACCGCGTCGCTGAACCACGACGAGATCCTGCGGCGGCTGCCGGAACTGCTGGTGCCGCGGTACGCCGACGGCGTGGACGTCTGGCTGTTCGACCACGAGGACGGCCGGCCGCTGCCCGCCGATCATCCGGGCGCGGCCGTGCAGGCGGCCCGCACCGGGCGCCCGCAGTACGCCGCCGACCACCCCGGGGGTCTGCCCGGCGTGGAGGACCGGCCGCCGTCGGCCCTGGCGCCCGACCGGCCGCTGCTGTGCGTGCCACTGCTGACGCCGCGCCGCGCGCCGCTGGGGGTGCTGACGCTCTCGCCGCAGGGCGAGCGCTGGGACCCGGACGACGCCGTCATGCTGATCGAGCTGGCCCGCCGGGCCGGGATCGCCCTGGACAACGCCCGCCGCTTCGAGCACAACCGGGACATCGCCGAGACGCTGCAGCGCGCCCTGCTGACGGAGCTGCCGTCGACCCCCGGTGTGGGCCTGGCCGCGCGCTACCTGCCCGCCACGCGCGGCCTGAACATCGGCGGCGACTGGTACGACGCCTTCCAGCAGCGGGACGGCAGCCTGGTCACCGTCATCGGCGACGTCACCGGGCACGGGCTGCACGCGGCGGTGATGATGAGCCAGCTGCGCACCGCGCTGCGTGCCTACGCCGTCGACGGCGACAGCCCGGGGCGGCTGCTGACCCGGCTGCACGGCTATCTGCGCCAGCTCCAGCCCGACCTGTTCGCCACGGCCGTCATAGCCCGCTTCCACCCGGACGACCAGACGCTGACGTGGGCCGCGGCGGGCCACCCGCCGCCGGTGCTGCGGCTGCCGGACGGTGAGGTGCGGACCCTGGACGCCAAGCCGGGCGCGATGCTCGGCATCCCGCTGAGCCAGGACATCGCGGACCACACCGAGCGGCTGACGCCCGGCTCGACGCTGGCCCTCTACACGGACGGGCTGGTGGAGCGGCGGTCGCAGGGGATAGACCCGGGTATCGAACGCCTGGGCGCGGCGCTGGCGTCGTTCGACCGCGCTGAGCTGGACACGGACCTGGAGGACGCGGCGGACCGTGTCCTCCACCCTCTCCTCAGCGACAGCGAACGCGACGACGACGTCTGCCTGCTCCTGTGCCACCTGCGCGGCTGA
- a CDS encoding cyclic nucleotide-binding domain-containing protein — protein sequence MTKPIKILNALPPPQRARLMELAEEVYFPEDTRIFDSGGTADRFWVIRSGAVSLDQELSDVQRVTVAGLGAGDLLGWSWLFPPYEWDFGAEAFSPVRAYEFDAATVLRLCEDDTALGLALVRCVAEVLAHRLETTRGQLMHQYATRGGVP from the coding sequence ATGACCAAGCCGATCAAAATCCTGAACGCCCTCCCCCCTCCCCAGCGCGCGCGCCTGATGGAACTCGCCGAGGAGGTGTACTTCCCGGAGGACACCCGCATCTTCGACTCCGGAGGCACCGCCGACCGGTTCTGGGTGATCCGCTCCGGCGCGGTCTCGCTGGACCAGGAGCTCAGCGACGTCCAGCGGGTCACCGTCGCCGGCCTCGGCGCGGGCGATCTGCTGGGCTGGTCCTGGCTCTTCCCGCCCTACGAATGGGACTTCGGCGCGGAGGCGTTCAGCCCGGTGCGCGCCTACGAGTTCGACGCCGCGACCGTGCTGCGCCTGTGCGAGGACGACACGGCCCTGGGGCTGGCACTGGTCCGCTGCGTCGCCGAGGTGCTGGCCCACCGGCTGGAGACGACCCGAGGCCAGCTCATGCACCAGTACGCGACCCGCGGCGGCGTACCGTAG
- a CDS encoding STAS domain-containing protein, whose product MNEHFARPVAGHVPVLRLGDVLLVTLQGDLHDSMASQLQQDLAETIAASRVTGVVIDISGVEIVDSFLGRVLAETAAQTELLAARTVVAGMRPAVAITLVELGLTFPELRTALTTEAALELLAQPIVANRYGGREGRP is encoded by the coding sequence GTGAACGAGCACTTCGCCCGCCCGGTCGCGGGACACGTTCCGGTGCTACGGCTCGGGGACGTCCTGCTGGTCACCCTGCAGGGCGACCTGCACGACAGCATGGCGTCCCAGCTCCAGCAGGACCTCGCCGAGACCATCGCCGCCAGCCGGGTCACCGGCGTGGTGATCGACATCTCCGGGGTGGAGATCGTCGACTCCTTCCTCGGCCGGGTGCTGGCCGAGACGGCGGCGCAGACCGAGCTGCTGGCCGCGCGGACCGTGGTGGCGGGCATGCGTCCCGCCGTGGCGATCACGCTGGTGGAGCTGGGCCTGACGTTCCCGGAGCTGCGCACCGCGCTGACCACCGAGGCGGCACTGGAGCTGCTCGCGCAGCCGATCGTCGCGAACCGGTACGGCGGCCGAGAGGGGAGACCGTGA
- a CDS encoding ATP-binding SpoIIE family protein phosphatase, giving the protein MPRVWHVPVHDATRVRDVRVAADQAATRAGLDEQRRAACALVATELATNLLKHAQAGEVVVDVVDPAVLPEGRPGQAVQITALDHGPGIADVPGALKDGFTTSDSLGAGLGTCRRLADAFGLHSVPGRGTVAVARIGPATAGLVPEQDPARTLGVHAGGVNLPFAGAELSGDAWSWVRSGDRVTLLLADGLGHGAEAARASTAAVEELRHGARLPPAELLQRLHTALGGTRGAAVAVAQLDTWTGRLRFAGIGNVTARLREGGRWRTLLSRPGIVGAHRPRTVREDEVAWTPESLLILHTDGLPGRWTPPPDTGVPPADPAVTAAVAVRDAGSAARPVRDDTAVAVLAPVPEAPV; this is encoded by the coding sequence ATGCCCCGGGTGTGGCACGTGCCGGTGCACGACGCGACCCGGGTGCGTGACGTACGGGTCGCGGCCGACCAGGCCGCCACGCGGGCCGGGCTGGACGAACAGCGCCGGGCCGCGTGCGCGCTGGTGGCGACCGAACTCGCCACCAACCTGCTCAAGCACGCGCAGGCGGGCGAGGTCGTCGTCGACGTGGTCGACCCGGCCGTGCTGCCGGAGGGACGGCCGGGACAGGCCGTGCAGATCACCGCCCTGGATCACGGGCCGGGCATCGCCGACGTGCCCGGCGCGCTGAAGGACGGCTTCACCACGAGCGACTCGCTCGGCGCGGGCCTCGGGACGTGCCGGCGGCTCGCCGACGCGTTCGGACTGCACAGCGTGCCCGGCCGCGGCACCGTCGCCGTCGCCCGCATCGGCCCCGCCACGGCCGGACTCGTCCCCGAGCAGGACCCCGCGCGGACGCTCGGCGTGCACGCCGGTGGCGTCAACCTGCCCTTCGCGGGCGCCGAGCTGTCGGGGGACGCCTGGTCCTGGGTGCGCTCCGGCGACCGGGTGACACTGCTGCTGGCGGACGGGCTGGGCCACGGTGCCGAGGCCGCCCGCGCCTCCACCGCCGCCGTAGAGGAGCTGCGGCACGGCGCCCGGCTCCCGCCCGCCGAACTGCTGCAGCGGCTGCACACCGCGCTCGGCGGCACCCGGGGCGCGGCCGTCGCCGTCGCCCAGCTGGACACCTGGACCGGCCGGCTGCGGTTCGCCGGCATCGGCAACGTCACGGCACGGCTGCGGGAGGGCGGGCGCTGGCGCACCCTGCTGTCCCGGCCCGGCATCGTCGGCGCGCACCGGCCGCGTACGGTGCGCGAGGACGAGGTCGCCTGGACCCCGGAGAGCCTGCTGATCCTGCACACGGACGGACTGCCCGGCCGCTGGACACCGCCGCCGGACACCGGTGTGCCGCCGGCCGACCCGGCCGTGACGGCCGCCGTGGCCGTGCGGGACGCGGGCAGCGCCGCGCGCCCGGTGCGGGACGACACCGCCGTCGCCGTGCTCGCCCCCGTACCGGAGGCTCCCGTATGA
- a CDS encoding DUF5133 domain-containing protein, with protein sequence MLKPHPAVLRRLVEEYEALTATRTAPVAGAVAPDARLADLAYTLCVSTGTREVRQALATARAWLAPTERESATTVAPAAV encoded by the coding sequence ATGCTCAAGCCCCACCCCGCCGTGCTGCGCCGCCTCGTCGAGGAGTACGAGGCCCTGACGGCGACGCGTACCGCCCCCGTCGCGGGCGCCGTCGCGCCGGACGCGCGGCTGGCCGACCTGGCCTACACCCTGTGCGTGTCGACCGGCACGCGGGAGGTACGGCAGGCGCTCGCCACGGCGCGCGCCTGGCTGGCGCCGACCGAGAGGGAATCCGCCACAACGGTCGCGCCGGCCGCAGTATGA
- a CDS encoding anti-sigma regulatory factor, giving the protein MDTASDVEARLPIRSDMDLAWVRQHVRQAATLVGFGLVDQTKLVTAASELARNTLVHGGGGVMETSRVTAADGTAGLRLVFSDEGPGIPDLDRALSDGYTSGDGLGMGLGGSRRLVHDFEVDSTPGSGTTVRVTSWVTRPVRPRGGG; this is encoded by the coding sequence ATGGACACCGCCTCGGACGTCGAGGCGCGGCTGCCCATCCGGTCCGACATGGACCTCGCGTGGGTGCGCCAGCACGTGCGGCAGGCCGCCACCCTGGTCGGCTTCGGACTGGTCGACCAGACGAAACTGGTGACGGCCGCGAGCGAGCTGGCCCGCAACACCCTGGTGCACGGCGGGGGCGGCGTCATGGAGACCTCGCGCGTCACCGCCGCCGACGGGACGGCCGGGCTGCGGCTCGTCTTCTCCGACGAGGGCCCCGGGATCCCCGATCTCGACCGGGCGCTCAGCGACGGCTACACCTCCGGCGACGGGCTGGGCATGGGACTGGGCGGGTCCCGGCGCCTGGTGCACGACTTCGAGGTCGACAGTACCCCGGGCTCGGGAACCACCGTGCGGGTCACCTCATGGGTCACCCGGCCGGTCCGCCCGCGCGGAGGTGGGTGA